The Microcystis aeruginosa NIES-843 sequence TAAATAATCAGATTTAAGCGACTGGTTAATTCCCCGCTGCTAATCTGTAAATATCTCATTTCATCGACATTTTTACGAATTTCATCGAGAACTAAATACAATAATTCCCGTTGCCGATTATCCAGTAAAACATCAATTTCAAAACTAATCTTTGTTCTATTAATTAAAGGCGATCGAATGACCGCTAAAGTGGACTCAAAAACCGCCGAAACACACAGGGGACGCTCGCGGCTTAAAATTGGTAATTCCCGATCGATATTGTTAATTATTATCGGAGGTGTCGCTGAAGGTGAATTGTAATAGCTACCTTCCAGGGGAATTAGTTTTCTCACTAGCCATAGGGCTGCTAAAAGTTCTCGTTTTCTCCCCTGCCAATAAAAGCGATCAAAGCCGGATAAAGACTGTTGATTGAGGTGGAGATCAATTAAATGTAATTCACTTTCGATGCGATTTAATCCCGTTTTTCCGGCAGTGATTAACCAATGGCTAGGAGCTAAACTTGGACGGGTAGCAATGGTGAGAGCAGAAGGGGCAACATCGTGGGTTTCATCCCGGGAAATTTGTCCTAAAATAGTGATAAATTGCTCTAGGTTTGTGCCTTTGGGAATATAACCGGCGATGCCTAATTCTCTGGCGATTAGTTGCTGTCGGGAATCGAGAGGAAAGGTTAATAGAACAATTTTACTTTCGGGATAGCGAGAGTGGAGAATTTCACAGTAAGACCAATCAAAGAGAGGATCGATAAGGATAATTTCGGGGGCCGGATTAAGAGTCAAAGCGAAAATTGTTTCTAAATCCCCTTCGGTGACGATACTAATATTTTCTATCTGCGACAAGGCCTGCACCAGACCCAAGCGGAAAATCGGGTCATTATCGATGATAATTAAGGTGAGAGGGCGATCGATCACAAGAGTTGCAGCCTGTCAACGGATACTATTCACAGGGTCAATTATACAGTTATCTGGCTCATTTGTTTTGTTTATAGCCATAGAAATCGATGCGATAATCGGTAATTTTTACCCCCGTTGATGCCTCGACCTGTTTAATTAATTCTGGGGGAAGTTCGATATGCACATCGATGATTTGTTGGCTGTCCAGACAATTGACGTGACTGTGGGAATCGCTGATGTTACCGTAGAGTCTGCCGTCCCAGCGTTCCACAGATTCGATAATGCCTTGACCCGATAGGGCCTCTAGGTTTTGGTACACTGAGGTATGACCGATGTTCTTTCCTTGCAGATTGAGACGATCATAAATTTCTCTCGCTGATAGGTGTTCCTGCGCTTGCCACAGCAATTCTAAAATATAGCGACGCTGACGACTAACCCGCATTCCTAAAGTTTGACACCTTTCGATCGCATCTTCTAAACACCGGATCGGTTTTTGTTTTACCTCCAAATTGTCCATAGTTGTATCCGTTGACCTCCGCCCTAATACATAGTCATTACCAGTTTAGCTTAGTCTTTCGATCGATGTCCACATTGCCCCAGTTTTTATCGTTTTGGGGAGACAGGAGACAGTTATCAGTTATCAGTTATCAGTTATCAGTTATCAGTGGGTAAGTTATCAGTGGGTAAGTTAAGCTGTTGACTATCTAAATTACTTGTTAAGAGTGTATGGAAGCACCGGAGCAGGGAGCAGGGAGCAGGGAGAAGGAGTTCGAGCATTTGTACTACAATTCTCCCTAGGCAGTTTAAATGCAGTACAGCATACACAATTCTGGCTTTAAGTCAATAGCCTTTACAAAACTTCAAAAATTGCAACATAAAAAAATGTCACCACTAGCGGCTTTTTTTGGGCAAGAGAATCGATATAGTCCCCTGATTGCCTTGGTTTTCCGTTGATTTAAAGCTTAAAGGTTAAACTAAGCCAACAGCATACCACGATTATACCATATTATTAAATGTAGGCAACCCCGATTTACAGCCAAATTTTGGCAAATTCTGGGAAAATCAAAATCTTGTAACTTACTTGTTACATTGAACTAATCGCCCCAAATATTTAAATATTTTAATTATTTACCTTAAATTTATAATTTTTACTTATTCTTGAAAGCTGATTAACTAGGGTTGGGCAAAAAAGCTTGTAAGCTCTATTTAAAGTCAGTCGAATCGCTTAGTATCGGGAGACAGATGTGACTTGTATAGCTTCCCAGTTTTTGAGATTTGAAGACTTTTTAGAAGCATTTTGAATGGGTCTTAGCCGATGGATTAATATAAATTATCAGCCATAGAAATCTTCATCAAGAATCTGTTCTAAGGAAAAAGGGCAGTCTAAGGGATATGCTTCCTCTGGAGGAATCGCAATTCCAAAGTCAGCCAATTTACTTTCCTTGATGGCAA is a genomic window containing:
- a CDS encoding Fur family transcriptional regulator, with the protein product MDNLEVKQKPIRCLEDAIERCQTLGMRVSRQRRYILELLWQAQEHLSAREIYDRLNLQGKNIGHTSVYQNLEALSGQGIIESVERWDGRLYGNISDSHSHVNCLDSQQIIDVHIELPPELIKQVEASTGVKITDYRIDFYGYKQNK
- a CDS encoding DUF3685 domain-containing protein; amino-acid sequence: MIDRPLTLIIIDNDPIFRLGLVQALSQIENISIVTEGDLETIFALTLNPAPEIILIDPLFDWSYCEILHSRYPESKIVLLTFPLDSRQQLIARELGIAGYIPKGTNLEQFITILGQISRDETHDVAPSALTIATRPSLAPSHWLITAGKTGLNRIESELHLIDLHLNQQSLSGFDRFYWQGRKRELLAALWLVRKLIPLEGSYYNSPSATPPIIINNIDRELPILSRERPLCVSAVFESTLAVIRSPLINRTKISFEIDVLLDNRQRELLYLVLDEIRKNVDEMRYLQISSGELTSRLNLIIYDIWEKVTRKFLEINASVYDEISKGRLNEIILEEREAIQTEILNKIPFTLDLFSYLVYENSLTIDGVGYRANAPETIARAEILLQNLIHNIANAVTVIILNNFSESERVKQKLYRSEFLIARKLAKIRNELSWKYRRQQYWQDPKDIFESQYQLFHYSEGEIQSLAIYSPRQEELNSLTGIPWLVSIALELRDSLSPRLRAFFRVVGKGVVYILIQVIGRGIGLVVRGVLQGVGNTWQEVKGKKGS